In Methanomassiliicoccales archaeon, the DNA window GAACCCCCAGGTGGTGGCCTTGGTCGACACCCGTTTCGCCCACGTGGAGCTGGACGTGGCACCGGTATTCATCTATGGCCGCTATCGCAAGCTGTCAAGGGAGATACCACAGACCAAATGGCCCTGCCGCGTTTGTCAAGGCAAGGGCTGTCCCCGCTGCGACCACACCGGAAAGATGTACCAGACCAGCGTGCAGGAGCAGATCGGGGATATCATTCTGCCATACGCCAATGCCAAGGAGCATTTCTTCCACGGTATGGGGCGGGAAGACATCGACGCTCGCATGCTAGGTAACGGTCGTCCCTTCGTCATCGAGATCAGCAACCCTGTGTTCCGTGCATTGGACCTCGCTTCCATCGAGAAGGAGGTCAACGAAAAGTGCAAGGACATGGTGGAAGTGGAGGGTTTACGTTTCTCCACCCGTGAGGAGGTGCGGCGGATCAAGGAAGCCACACCGGAAAAGGAGTACCGGGTCCAGGTCACCATTCACGGCAAAGTTAATAAGGGTAAAGTGGATGAGGTTTCTCGCACGTTCAATCGAACCTGTATCGTCCAGCGAACGCCCGTTAGGGTATCTCACCGGCGAGCGGATTTGAAGCGCGAACGCCACATCGTCTACGTGGTCCTGGAGGATTTCCAGGAGGACAAGATGACGTTGCGGTTGCGCACCGAGTCCGGTACCTATGTGAAGGAGTTCGTCCACGGGGATGAAGGCAGGACCGAACCCAATCTCTCGGAGATGCTGGGAGTCCCCTGCACCGTGGACGTACTGGACGTGATCGGGATCATCGATAACAGTGAGGTATAGAAATGGTCAAAGCATCCCATGGATTGAGGCATAAGGGCCGAAACATACTGAGGAGGAACCCCAGGCACAGGGGGCTCTCTGCCATCACCCACGAGTTCGTTCAGTTCGAAGTGGGCGAGCAAGCCAACATCTTCCTGGACCCAAGCATACACTTCGGTGCCCCGCACCTGCGCTTTCACGGCAAGACCGGTAGGGTCCTGGCCGCTCAGGGACGCGCATACGTGTTGTCGGTCCGTGACGGTAACAAATACAAGACGGTAATTTCCAGACCCGAGCATATGCGCAAGGTCAAGTACTGATTGGTGGTAAAATGACCGCTGATCGCTATGTCACCTTGGCTGAGGTGAAGGAGA includes these proteins:
- a CDS encoding 50S ribosomal protein L21e is translated as MVKASHGLRHKGRNILRRNPRHRGLSAITHEFVQFEVGEQANIFLDPSIHFGAPHLRFHGKTGRVLAAQGRAYVLSVRDGNKYKTVISRPEHMRKVKY
- a CDS encoding tRNA pseudouridine(54/55) synthase Pus10; this translates as MKEVLEQALKAQDKDLCDHCLGRPFAHVGTGTTNERRGAELRLLINDRRAEEGLAPYTHQRCWLCDEIFEQVPRFAEAVALKLQEIKYDNFLVGTRVDPVVQAREEELWSLVGQEFAEPIKSELNREIGKAVFAITDKDVDFKNPQVVALVDTRFAHVELDVAPVFIYGRYRKLSREIPQTKWPCRVCQGKGCPRCDHTGKMYQTSVQEQIGDIILPYANAKEHFFHGMGREDIDARMLGNGRPFVIEISNPVFRALDLASIEKEVNEKCKDMVEVEGLRFSTREEVRRIKEATPEKEYRVQVTIHGKVNKGKVDEVSRTFNRTCIVQRTPVRVSHRRADLKRERHIVYVVLEDFQEDKMTLRLRTESGTYVKEFVHGDEGRTEPNLSEMLGVPCTVDVLDVIGIIDNSEV